AAATGTAGGTTGGTCAATTTATAATATAAGTCTATTATTAGTAGTAATAAAGGCTGCTGTTTGGCAACCCTCAGAAATCAAAAAATAGTTATTAAAAATTATGCCCATTATCAACTTTCAAGGACAAAAAATTCTCTGCAAAATAGGCGAAAACCTCCGTAAAATTTTACTCAAAAACGATCTTAATTTGTACAATGGCAAAGCCAAATATATCAACTGTATGGGCATTGGTAGCTGTGGCACTTGTGCCGTACAGATAGAGGGAGAAGTAAATGCTCCTAATTGGAAAGATAAAGCCAGACGCTCTTTTCCTCCCCATTCTAGGGACAGAGATTTACGACTAGCTTGTCAAACCGAAGTATTAGGAGATATTACCGTCACGAAATACGATGGTTTTTGGGGACACAAAACCCATAAAAAATTAAAGGACAACTAATTTAATTCAGGATTAAATTCTGGCTTTACTTTACTAGGAATAACCTTAATAATTTCTGCCACAATATCCTCTGTTGTTTGTTCCGCATTTATGGTAATAGTGAGATCAGCTTGGGCATAAAGATGTTTTCTTTGTGCCAAAATAGTCGTTAGTTTTTCTTGTAAATCAGTTTCTTTTAATAATGGTCTGCTACGATCATCTTTTAGTCTTTGTACTAAAACATCCACGGGAACATCTAGCCAAATTACCATGCCATCCCGTAAATGAGCCCAATTATCTTTTTTTAAAACAATTCCCCCCCCAGTGCTAATTACGGTATGTAAATAACTAGAAACTTGTGCTAAAACTTGATTTTCTAAAGTACGAAAAACCTCTTCGCCATCTTCTTCAAAAATTTTATTAATACTCTTTTGAGTCAGGGTTTCAATGGTGTTATCGGTATCTAAAAAACGATAG
The sequence above is a segment of the Cyanobacterium stanieri PCC 7202 genome. Coding sequences within it:
- a CDS encoding ferredoxin (PFAM: 2Fe-2S iron-sulfur cluster binding domain~InterPro IPR001041~KEGG: ava:Ava_3217 ferredoxin~PFAM: ferredoxin~SPTR: Ferredoxin) — encoded protein: MPIINFQGQKILCKIGENLRKILLKNDLNLYNGKAKYINCMGIGSCGTCAVQIEGEVNAPNWKDKARRSFPPHSRDRDLRLACQTEVLGDITVTKYDGFWGHKTHKKLKDN
- a CDS encoding shikimate kinase (PFAM: Shikimate kinase~COGs: COG0703 Shikimate kinase~InterPro IPR000623~KEGG: cyp:PCC8801_0952 shikimate kinase~PFAM: shikimate kinase~PRIAM: Shikimate kinase~SPTR: Shikimate kinase), translated to MDRLLRGLNVYLIGMMGSGKSTVGKFLAHKLAYRFLDTDNTIETLTQKSINKIFEEDGEEVFRTLENQVLAQVSSYLHTVISTGGGIVLKKDNWAHLRDGMVIWLDVPVDVLVQRLKDDRSRPLLKETDLQEKLTTILAQRKHLYAQADLTITINAEQTTEDIVAEIIKVIPSKVKPEFNPELN